CCGCTATAACGGAAGCTGATTCTATCGGATGATTGATCTTCACACCCATACCACCGCCTCGGACGGCACCTTCAGCCCGGCGGCGCTCGTGCGCCTTGCGGCAGAGAAGGGGCTGACGGCCCTTTCCGTGACCGATCACGACACCATCGACGGCATCGCCGCCGCACGGTATCAGGCCCAGAAAAGCGGCGTCGCGTTCGTCTCCGGCATAGAGATCAGCGCCCAGTTCACGAGCGACGGCACCATGCACATCCTCGGCTACTGCCTTGACGAAAAGGACAGGGGCTTTCAAGAGTCGCTTCAATTTTTGAAGGACGCCCGCAAGGAGCGGAACCCGAAGATCATCGAGCGGATGAACGATGCGGGCATCTCCATTACGCTTGGGGACGTCCTGGCCGAGAGCGGCGGCGGCGAGGTGGGGCGGCCGCACTTCGCCCGGGCGCTGGTCAAAAAGGGGCACGCCGCATCGATCGCGGACGCCTTCGAGCGGTACCTTTCCAAAGGCGCGCCGTGCTACGTGGACAAGACCAGGCTTTCCCCCGCCGATTCCATCGCCCTGATACTGCGCGCCGGGGGCGTCCCGGTCCTGGCCCATCCCGGATCCCTGAACCTCTCCTGGGAGGAGCTGGAGGAGCTGGTACGGAAGCTGGTGGGATGGGGGATGATGGGGATCGAGTGTTTCTATTCCACCCATACGCCGGAGGATACCGGGCGGTATCTGGCGACGGTCGAGGCCTTTGGCCTTGTGGCCACCGGGGGGACGGACTTTCACGGCAAAAACCGCCCCAAGACCAAGCTGGGCACCGGCCTGGGCGATCTTTCCATTCCCCACGAGGTCTTTGACCGCCTCGTATCCCGGCATGGGCCGGATGCCAGGAAGGTGGTGGGCTGAAACTACGGGGCAGGGAGACTCAGTCTGTTTTGTCCCTTCACCTCCGCATACCACATCGCTTCTCTCAATCCCAACAGTTCACTCTGCCGTTAGAACGGAAGCCGCCACCGGCGGCTCGTAAGGCGTCGTGAGTGATCTCTGAACGGTTTGTTGCAATGTTGCGGTGGATTCTGTGGTGTGCGTTTGATTCGTCATAATAGTATTTGATTTATTTATGTAATAATGATATGCGTGAACATAAGATAAATAAATAATAGAACATAGTGGAATATGCTAAATTCTCTTTTTGCGGGGCATCAT
This genomic interval from Candidatus Zymogenaceae bacterium contains the following:
- a CDS encoding PHP domain-containing protein, translated to MIDLHTHTTASDGTFSPAALVRLAAEKGLTALSVTDHDTIDGIAAARYQAQKSGVAFVSGIEISAQFTSDGTMHILGYCLDEKDRGFQESLQFLKDARKERNPKIIERMNDAGISITLGDVLAESGGGEVGRPHFARALVKKGHAASIADAFERYLSKGAPCYVDKTRLSPADSIALILRAGGVPVLAHPGSLNLSWEELEELVRKLVGWGMMGIECFYSTHTPEDTGRYLATVEAFGLVATGGTDFHGKNRPKTKLGTGLGDLSIPHEVFDRLVSRHGPDARKVVG